The proteins below are encoded in one region of Helianthus annuus cultivar XRQ/B chromosome 2, HanXRQr2.0-SUNRISE, whole genome shotgun sequence:
- the LOC110919607 gene encoding putative F-box/LRR-repeat protein 23, with product MPPKSKSKSKSNGRRSKVAPKPKQIWRVKQPTRNWLELPSDLMLNILQRLGVFDRLENAQKVCTAWRQICKDPAMWRLVYIDRYSSGKDRLRCKDMCKHAVNRSRGQLLDLTIIGFCDNNLLQYVADRTSQLRRLEIVQYYHDESEVWREAFRTLPLLEKPSLVETKLVKEDIEAAARRCPLLKTLKLNQKIFKWDGSCEYESMVVNVLNERALAIGS from the exons ATgccaccaaaatcaaaatcaaaatcaaaatcaaatggACGAAGAAGCAAGGTGGCTCCGAAACCCAAACAGATATGGCGGGTGAAGCAACCAACAAGGAACTGGTTGGAGCTCCCGTCAGATTTAATGCTCAACATACTCCAAAGACTTGGTGTCTTTGACCGACTTGAGAATGCCCAAAAAGTCTGCACTGCTTGGCGTCAAATCTGTAAGGACCCTGCCATGTGGAGGCTCGTTTATATCGACAGATATTCATCTGGGAAAGACAGGCTTAGATGTAAGGACATGTGTAAGCATGCTGTCAATAGAAGCCGAGGCCAATTGCTTGATTTAACCATCATTGGTTTTTGCGATAACAATCTTCTTCAGTATGTTGCtgatag AACAAGTCAGCTTAGGCGTCTTGAAATCGTACAGTATTATCATGACGAATCTGAAGTCTGGCGTGAAGCTTTCAGAACTTTACCATTATTGGAGAAGCCCAGCCTTGTCGAAACGAAACTTGTGAAAGAAGATATTGAAGCTGCCGCTCGCCGTTGCCCCCTGTTAAAAACACTCAAACTGAACCAAAAAATATTCAAATGGGATGGTAGCTGTGAATATGAGTCCATGGTTGTAAATGTTCTGAATGAGAGAGCCTTAGCGATTGGGAGTTAA